A genome region from Neptunomonas japonica JAMM 1380 includes the following:
- a CDS encoding ATP-binding cassette domain-containing protein, translating to MPLIRLDKASVAFGSRPLLADVGLNIEPGERIGLVGLNGAGKSTLLKVITGQVHLDNGELWIDPSCRIAELAQALPAADERRVWDVVASGLQEIVDMRAEYDELSSNSDAKSLAKLDHLLHEMEAVDGWGLEQRVERVLTRLKLNGEALMSSLSGGWRRRAALGTALVQEPDLLLLDEPTNHLDIDTIEWLEKQLLEFRGGVLFISHDRALVDHLATRIIELDRGILTSFIGNYSSYTEQKQILLEQEERHNALFDKKLAQEEVWIRQGIKARRTRNEGRVRALESLRRERSDRLSRQGKASFNLEAAQRSGKLVAELENVTVGFQGAPVIDGFSATIQRGDRIGLIGPNGAGKSTLLKLILGQLKPDSGSVSHGTKLEVAYFDQLRGQLDPEKSVIDNISEGREAIEINGQRRHIISYLQDFLFAPERARTPLKALSGGECNRVLLARLFSQPANLLVLDEPTNDLDVETLELLEEILMDFKGTVLLVSHDRAFLDNVVTSSFVFENGGVSSYIGGYQDWLRQRPSIVKEKSPAKTELSQAGAVPTASVKKASKLSYKLQRELEQLPALLESAEAELDVLMTETSAAGFYESDHSIVTEKLALLQEQERKIELLMERWVELEAM from the coding sequence ATGCCCCTGATTCGCCTTGATAAAGCCTCCGTTGCGTTTGGCTCACGCCCTTTACTTGCTGATGTAGGTCTTAATATAGAGCCTGGGGAGCGTATTGGTCTGGTCGGACTTAATGGGGCTGGTAAGTCGACCTTATTAAAAGTGATTACTGGACAGGTTCATCTCGATAATGGCGAATTATGGATTGATCCTTCTTGTCGTATCGCTGAGCTAGCGCAGGCCCTACCTGCCGCGGATGAGCGGAGAGTATGGGATGTTGTTGCTTCAGGTCTACAAGAAATAGTTGATATGCGAGCAGAATATGATGAGCTTTCATCTAATTCGGATGCTAAGTCTCTGGCAAAACTTGATCATTTATTGCATGAGATGGAAGCGGTAGATGGTTGGGGGTTAGAGCAGCGTGTTGAGCGTGTACTGACTCGTTTAAAGCTCAATGGCGAAGCGCTGATGTCTTCATTATCCGGTGGTTGGCGCCGCCGTGCAGCACTGGGTACTGCTTTGGTTCAAGAGCCCGATTTGTTATTACTGGATGAGCCTACCAATCATCTGGATATTGACACCATAGAGTGGCTCGAAAAACAGCTGCTAGAGTTTCGTGGCGGTGTGTTATTTATCTCGCATGACCGTGCATTGGTTGATCATCTGGCAACACGTATTATTGAATTAGATCGCGGGATTTTGACCTCATTTATCGGTAACTATTCGTCTTACACTGAGCAAAAGCAGATTTTGTTAGAGCAAGAGGAACGGCATAACGCTCTTTTTGATAAAAAATTAGCACAAGAAGAAGTCTGGATTCGTCAAGGGATTAAGGCTCGTCGTACTCGTAATGAAGGTCGTGTGCGGGCACTTGAGTCATTGCGCCGTGAACGCTCAGATAGACTTAGCCGCCAGGGTAAAGCAAGCTTTAATCTTGAGGCAGCACAGCGTTCAGGGAAACTGGTAGCTGAGCTTGAAAATGTGACTGTTGGTTTTCAAGGGGCTCCCGTTATCGATGGTTTTTCGGCCACGATTCAGCGCGGCGACAGAATTGGTTTGATTGGTCCCAATGGTGCAGGTAAAAGTACGCTGCTTAAGTTAATTTTGGGGCAGCTTAAGCCCGATAGCGGTAGTGTTTCTCATGGTACCAAGCTTGAAGTCGCATACTTTGACCAGCTGCGTGGGCAGTTAGATCCTGAAAAGTCAGTTATTGATAATATTTCTGAAGGGCGTGAAGCGATTGAGATAAATGGTCAACGCCGCCATATTATTAGTTATCTTCAAGATTTTTTGTTTGCTCCTGAACGAGCGCGAACACCATTAAAAGCACTGTCCGGTGGTGAGTGTAACCGTGTGCTGTTGGCGCGTTTGTTTAGTCAGCCGGCTAACTTGTTGGTATTGGATGAGCCGACAAATGATTTAGATGTAGAAACACTAGAGCTTCTAGAAGAAATTCTAATGGACTTTAAAGGCACGGTATTGTTAGTAAGTCATGACAGAGCATTTTTGGATAATGTTGTGACAAGTTCGTTTGTCTTCGAGAATGGTGGTGTATCCAGCTACATTGGTGGGTACCAAGATTGGTTAAGGCAGCGCCCAAGCATTGTTAAAGAGAAGTCGCCTGCTAAAACTGAATTGAGTCAAGCAGGAGCGGTACCCACAGCATCCGTTAAAAAGGCATCAAAGCTTAGTTATAAGCTACAGCGTGAGCTTGAGCAGTTGCCTGCACTATTAGAGTCGGCTGAAGCTGAGCTTGACGTGCTAATGACTGAAACAAGTGCGGCAGGCTTTTATGAAAGCGATCACTCTATCGTTACTGAAAAGCTTGCGCTACTGCAAGAGCAGGAGCGCAAGATTGAATTGCTGATGGAGCGCTGGGTCGAGCTAGAAGCAATGTAG
- a CDS encoding universal stress protein — protein MAVYSKILLAVDLSEESDQLIEKTRTIAQNNHAELTVLHVIEPLSFAYGGDVPMDLTTVQDQLDEHARIKLSAFAEKLNYPVESQQVITGHTESEIHRMAEDKECDLIIVGSHGRHGLALLLGSTANSVLHGAPCDVLAVRVYEPET, from the coding sequence ATGGCCGTTTATTCTAAAATTCTCTTAGCTGTAGATCTGTCTGAAGAATCCGACCAGCTCATTGAGAAAACACGTACTATTGCACAAAATAATCACGCAGAATTAACAGTACTCCATGTTATCGAACCCCTCAGCTTCGCTTACGGAGGTGATGTTCCCATGGACCTTACCACTGTTCAGGACCAACTCGACGAACATGCTCGAATTAAACTCTCAGCTTTTGCTGAAAAACTTAATTACCCTGTTGAATCTCAACAGGTCATCACCGGCCATACTGAATCAGAAATCCACCGCATGGCCGAAGATAAAGAGTGTGATTTAATTATTGTGGGCAGCCATGGCCGTCACGGTTTAGCGTTGCTACTAGGCTCAACTGCAAACAGCGTCTTACACGGCGCACCTTGCGATGTATTAGCTGTTCGCGTTTATGAGCCAGAAACATAA
- a CDS encoding DUF1653 domain-containing protein: MSQDLSLKPSFKAGKYRHYKGNEYELVDLVRHSETEEWMVLYRPLYGDAGLWVRPFDMFFEKVTLDNGQHVERFEKL, from the coding sequence ATGAGTCAGGATCTATCACTTAAGCCTTCTTTTAAGGCAGGAAAGTACCGTCATTATAAAGGAAATGAATACGAGTTAGTTGACCTAGTGAGGCATTCAGAAACAGAAGAATGGATGGTGCTCTATCGCCCTTTATATGGAGACGCGGGTCTGTGGGTACGTCCTTTTGACATGTTTTTCGAGAAGGTTACATTAGATAATGGCCAGCATGTGGAAAGGTTTGAGAAGTTATAA
- the rlmF gene encoding 23S rRNA (adenine(1618)-N(6))-methyltransferase RlmF, giving the protein MSGKLHPNNRHQGRYDLAALSDTCTELATFLRSNPKGDQTIDFSDEKAVLCLNKALLMHFYNVQHWQIPPGYLCPPIPGRADYIHYLADLLAISNQKQCPTGKKVHVLDIGTGANCIYPIIGSQSYGWQFVGTDIDPVAVKTASLIVQSNNALNKLIKVRQQKESEYIFKGVVKSKDRFDLTLCNPPFHASMQEAQAASQRKWQNLNAGGKQNASRLNFGGQQFELWCPGGELAFLERMAKESVDYAEQVCWFTSLVSKKDNVKPMQQLLKRLGAKQCEVIHMSQGQKISRLIAWSFLDKDDHLQWAQAYWS; this is encoded by the coding sequence ATGAGTGGTAAATTGCACCCAAATAATCGTCATCAAGGCCGTTATGATTTAGCAGCATTGAGTGATACTTGCACCGAGCTTGCTACGTTCCTTCGATCAAACCCTAAAGGAGATCAAACGATCGACTTTAGCGACGAAAAGGCGGTGCTTTGTCTAAACAAAGCGCTGTTGATGCATTTCTATAATGTACAGCACTGGCAAATTCCTCCTGGTTACTTATGTCCTCCGATTCCAGGGCGAGCAGATTACATACACTACTTAGCTGACTTATTGGCAATTAGTAATCAAAAACAGTGTCCGACGGGTAAGAAAGTTCATGTGCTGGATATTGGCACGGGTGCTAATTGTATTTACCCAATTATTGGCAGCCAAAGTTATGGCTGGCAGTTTGTAGGGACTGATATTGATCCTGTAGCTGTGAAAACAGCGAGCTTAATTGTTCAATCGAACAATGCCTTAAACAAACTTATTAAAGTTAGGCAGCAAAAAGAGAGTGAGTATATTTTTAAAGGTGTTGTTAAGTCTAAAGATAGATTTGACCTAACACTTTGTAATCCTCCTTTTCATGCGTCAATGCAAGAAGCACAAGCGGCAAGTCAGCGTAAGTGGCAAAACCTTAACGCAGGCGGAAAACAAAATGCATCCAGATTAAACTTTGGAGGCCAGCAGTTCGAGTTATGGTGCCCAGGTGGTGAGTTAGCTTTTTTAGAGCGTATGGCCAAAGAGAGTGTGGATTATGCTGAGCAGGTTTGTTGGTTTACCAGTTTAGTGTCGAAGAAAGACAATGTTAAACCAATGCAGCAACTACTTAAGCGCTTAGGGGCTAAGCAGTGTGAAGTTATTCATATGAGCCAAGGACAGAAAATTAGTCGATTGATTGCCTGGAGCTTTCTGGATAAAGATGACCATCTTCAGTGGGCACAAGCATATTGGTCTTAA
- a CDS encoding RecQ family ATP-dependent DNA helicase — translation MTIFSGHKHIGLNVSALHFFVTLPPSKFWVSEMHSDLHASLKEVFGFDQFRSGQEQTIRQLLKGSSSLAIFPTGSGKSLCYQLTAIHLPHLTLVVSPLLALMNDQLSFLKQQGIAAASIDSTLTAEQSRDVMSDVRSGKIKILMVSVERFKNERFRSFIQSVSVSMLVIDEAHCISEWGHNFRPDYLKLPAYREELKIPLVLLLTATATRKVKKDMAKKFAIHESDIVQTGFYRPNLDLSVIPVSAEHKDEMLNHVVSQQQGAGIVYVTLQHSAEQVAEFLRSKQVNAMAYHAGLPSDLRQQIQSDFMQGEIQVVVATIAFGMGIDKSDIRFVIHYDLPKSIENYSQEIGRAGRDGYQSRCITLANLDGLNTVENFVYGDTPELSGIDYVINSIRSECQNSQWELQVLGLSNDSNIRQLPLKTLLVQLELLGVLRPLYAYFAEFKIKLLKSEDDILALFSGERRNFVAAIFANTTFKKVWGNPNFEALFESYQCERSRVVVALEYLQEQGCIALETKRITEVFAVNTSVLSEPDLAMTLYNYFIEKEQKEIARIATLVRFFELPSCLSHHLALYFDDANSPENCGHCSVCKGQIAKLAYSSAVQWPEDMQISLIINSIEQHLTEKTSGLSLLERSIALSQENTSRFLAGISVPIFNRYKTRKLQGFGVCVHMRYEDVRSKVQALCSLS, via the coding sequence ATGACCATCTTCAGTGGGCACAAGCATATTGGTCTTAATGTTTCGGCGTTACACTTTTTTGTGACGCTTCCTCCTTCTAAGTTTTGGGTATCTGAAATGCACTCGGATTTACATGCCTCATTAAAAGAAGTTTTTGGCTTTGATCAGTTTCGTTCAGGACAAGAGCAGACTATTCGACAGTTGTTAAAGGGGAGCTCTTCGCTAGCAATTTTCCCTACAGGCTCTGGAAAATCCTTATGTTACCAGTTAACGGCTATACACCTGCCGCATTTAACACTTGTTGTTTCGCCCTTGCTGGCACTGATGAACGATCAGCTATCCTTTCTTAAGCAACAAGGTATTGCTGCGGCGAGTATCGATTCAACCTTGACTGCAGAACAGAGCAGAGATGTTATGTCTGATGTCCGCTCTGGAAAAATTAAAATACTGATGGTATCTGTCGAGCGCTTTAAAAATGAGCGCTTTCGCAGCTTTATCCAATCCGTATCGGTATCTATGCTGGTGATTGATGAGGCGCACTGTATTTCAGAATGGGGTCACAACTTTCGTCCGGATTACCTAAAGCTTCCTGCTTATCGCGAAGAGTTGAAAATACCGCTGGTGTTGTTGTTGACGGCGACAGCGACCCGTAAAGTTAAGAAGGATATGGCAAAGAAGTTTGCTATTCATGAATCGGATATTGTTCAGACTGGTTTTTATCGCCCTAATTTGGATTTATCTGTTATACCTGTTAGTGCAGAGCATAAAGATGAAATGCTTAACCATGTGGTTAGCCAGCAGCAGGGAGCGGGCATTGTATACGTTACATTGCAGCACAGTGCAGAGCAGGTAGCGGAGTTTCTGCGCTCTAAGCAGGTTAATGCAATGGCGTATCATGCGGGTTTACCGAGTGATCTTCGACAGCAAATACAGTCTGATTTTATGCAGGGTGAAATTCAAGTTGTTGTTGCCACAATTGCCTTTGGTATGGGTATCGATAAATCAGATATTCGTTTTGTAATTCACTATGATCTGCCAAAGTCGATAGAAAATTATAGCCAAGAGATTGGTCGTGCCGGTCGTGATGGTTATCAGTCTAGATGCATAACATTGGCTAATTTGGATGGGTTAAATACAGTTGAAAACTTTGTATATGGTGATACTCCTGAATTGAGCGGTATAGATTATGTAATCAATAGTATTAGAAGTGAGTGCCAAAACAGCCAATGGGAGTTGCAGGTATTAGGTCTATCTAATGATAGTAATATTCGTCAATTGCCGTTAAAAACCTTATTGGTACAACTGGAATTACTCGGTGTGTTACGACCTCTTTATGCTTACTTTGCTGAATTCAAAATTAAGCTGTTGAAGTCTGAAGATGATATTTTGGCCTTGTTTTCAGGGGAGCGGCGAAATTTTGTAGCTGCTATTTTTGCCAATACAACCTTCAAGAAAGTGTGGGGTAACCCCAATTTTGAAGCGCTATTTGAAAGCTATCAATGTGAGCGTTCGCGTGTTGTAGTGGCCTTGGAGTACCTACAAGAACAGGGTTGTATTGCGTTAGAAACTAAACGTATCACTGAAGTATTTGCGGTAAACACTTCAGTGTTGTCTGAACCTGATCTGGCGATGACGCTGTATAATTACTTTATTGAAAAAGAGCAAAAAGAGATAGCCCGCATTGCCACCTTAGTTCGTTTTTTTGAACTACCGAGCTGTTTAAGTCATCATTTAGCGCTATATTTTGATGATGCTAATTCCCCTGAAAACTGTGGTCATTGCTCTGTATGCAAAGGGCAGATTGCTAAGTTGGCATACTCCTCTGCTGTTCAATGGCCTGAGGATATGCAGATAAGCCTTATCATAAATTCAATTGAGCAGCATTTAACTGAGAAAACATCAGGGCTCTCTTTGTTAGAGCGAAGCATTGCACTTTCGCAAGAAAATACTAGCCGGTTTTTAGCGGGTATTAGCGTGCCTATATTTAATCGCTACAAAACGAGGAAATTACAGGGGTTTGGTGTGTGTGTGCATATGCGTTATGAGGATGTGCGTAGCAAGGTACAAGCACTATGTTCGCTTTCATGA
- a CDS encoding sensor domain-containing diguanylate cyclase: MTNPEDQKPSSHDDSIRLHYILDIIMEGVWEWDANTGQVKRSPGWYRMLNYSQNLFPENVLTWEKVIHPDDFETVMHHFEAYTSGKTSVYDIEYRCIKGDGDFLWIRDQGRIVERSSEGGATFMVGAHSDIHELKLAQAQLQAQSGLLDQGKLTFEQEVEKRTAELTQVNLELAKNLKKIERLRDTDYLTSVYNRHKSETELLNEIARSKRYHSPLSVALFDIDEFKIINDSFGHQNGDVVLQKVSQLVINHIRETDTLGRWGGDEFFIILPGVSLLEAVTSIEKIRSLIASEKFGENLRVTCSFGVTEYGVGDTVSTLYKRTDVALYKAKHAGRNVVVHY, encoded by the coding sequence ATGACGAACCCAGAGGATCAAAAGCCATCAAGTCATGATGACTCTATTAGGCTGCATTACATACTCGATATTATCATGGAAGGGGTATGGGAGTGGGACGCAAATACTGGCCAGGTGAAGCGTAGCCCGGGTTGGTATCGAATGCTTAATTATAGTCAGAACCTGTTTCCCGAGAACGTTCTTACTTGGGAAAAAGTGATACATCCTGATGATTTTGAAACAGTTATGCATCATTTTGAAGCATATACATCGGGAAAAACCAGCGTTTATGATATTGAGTATCGATGTATTAAAGGCGACGGTGATTTTCTTTGGATTCGAGATCAAGGAAGGATTGTAGAAAGGTCTTCAGAGGGAGGTGCGACTTTTATGGTAGGCGCTCATTCTGACATTCATGAGCTAAAATTGGCGCAAGCCCAACTGCAGGCGCAAAGTGGATTATTAGATCAGGGAAAGCTGACATTCGAACAAGAAGTTGAAAAGCGTACGGCTGAATTAACGCAGGTTAATTTGGAACTTGCTAAGAACCTTAAGAAAATTGAGCGCTTAAGAGATACCGATTACCTCACTTCTGTGTATAACCGTCATAAGTCAGAAACAGAACTCCTCAACGAAATAGCACGCTCAAAACGTTATCATTCTCCTTTGTCTGTTGCCTTATTTGATATCGATGAATTTAAAATAATAAATGATAGCTTCGGTCATCAAAATGGAGACGTAGTGTTACAAAAGGTTAGTCAGTTGGTCATTAATCATATTCGAGAAACAGACACGCTAGGGCGTTGGGGTGGAGATGAGTTCTTTATTATACTACCGGGTGTCAGCTTACTTGAGGCGGTCACGAGTATTGAAAAAATACGTAGTTTGATTGCATCAGAAAAGTTTGGTGAGAATTTAAGGGTAACGTGTAGCTTTGGAGTGACAGAGTATGGCGTAGGAGATACAGTTAGTACGCTTTATAAGCGAACAGATGTCGCGCTTTATAAGGCTAAGCATGCGGGACGTAATGTTGTGGTGCATTATTAA
- a CDS encoding TetR/AcrR family transcriptional regulator, translating to MSRIREINSERILEASCIEFAEKGYAATKIIDIAKKADLPKPNIYYYFQSKENLYRCVLESIIEPLLEASAPFDQYDDPAVALEEYIRTKIRISKEHPHASKVFASEIMYGAPHLTKDISDKLMQQTAQMTARINQWISEEKMEPIDAQHLLFMIWASTQTYADFDWQIGKVTGKKKLDNQDYQTAAALITRLVLKGCGLNSA from the coding sequence ATGAGCAGAATTCGCGAAATAAACAGTGAACGCATCCTTGAAGCCTCCTGCATAGAGTTTGCAGAAAAGGGCTACGCTGCAACAAAAATCATTGATATTGCCAAAAAAGCAGACTTACCAAAACCGAATATTTACTACTATTTTCAAAGTAAAGAAAATCTGTACCGCTGCGTACTTGAATCAATTATCGAACCATTACTGGAAGCCTCAGCGCCATTTGATCAATATGATGACCCTGCTGTTGCCTTAGAAGAATACATTCGTACCAAAATCCGCATCTCAAAAGAGCACCCACACGCATCAAAAGTGTTTGCCAGTGAAATAATGTACGGCGCGCCTCACCTAACCAAAGACATTTCTGACAAACTAATGCAACAAACAGCACAAATGACTGCTCGTATTAATCAGTGGATCAGTGAAGAAAAAATGGAGCCTATTGATGCCCAACACCTACTCTTTATGATCTGGGCTTCCACCCAAACTTACGCTGATTTTGACTGGCAAATTGGAAAAGTTACCGGAAAAAAGAAGCTAGACAATCAAGATTATCAAACAGCCGCAGCCCTAATTACGCGTCTAGTATTGAAAGGCTGTGGATTAAATTCAGCGTAA
- a CDS encoding ureidoglycolate lyase → MITLTPQPLTAEAFAPFGDVIETKDRDSFLINNGSTKRYHQLANIDLDEQGAAIISIFRATSLSMPLPILMLEKHPLGSQAFIPMQNSAFLIVVAPKSDSIDPTEIKAFISHGKQGINYRRNVWHHPILALHDNDDFLVIDRTGPGDNCDEFYFSQEQSILLSP, encoded by the coding sequence ATGATTACACTCACACCGCAACCATTAACGGCAGAAGCGTTTGCTCCCTTTGGCGATGTTATTGAAACCAAAGACCGAGACTCCTTTCTTATTAATAATGGTTCAACTAAACGCTACCACCAGCTTGCTAATATTGACCTAGATGAGCAAGGAGCAGCCATTATTAGTATTTTTAGAGCAACATCACTAAGCATGCCCCTCCCCATACTTATGCTAGAAAAGCACCCGTTAGGTAGCCAAGCATTTATTCCTATGCAGAACTCGGCATTTCTCATCGTTGTAGCACCCAAAAGTGACTCCATTGACCCTACAGAAATAAAAGCCTTCATCAGCCACGGCAAACAAGGCATTAATTACCGGCGAAATGTCTGGCACCACCCTATATTGGCGCTTCATGATAACGACGACTTCTTAGTTATCGATCGTACCGGCCCAGGCGACAACTGTGATGAGTTTTACTTTTCACAGGAGCAATCAATTTTATTGTCTCCTTGA